Proteins from a single region of Ananas comosus cultivar F153 linkage group 3, ASM154086v1, whole genome shotgun sequence:
- the LOC109707386 gene encoding aspartic proteinase nepenthesin-2-like, whose product MAQMIHGFIILFALSPLAIALTMNPTFAEQPGKGEGEGEGLTLELIHRYSVHSPLYSPNLTTAEKIKQLVKISDRRSFEIGLSLANRSRVMGVRPVVASEKWVYMVKLGIGTPPTFTNLDFDTGTSFSWTQCAPCGQHFVQTPPLYWATRSSTYHALPCDHPLCAGLPCIRNQCRYVLTYMDAAKTKGYLVADRFTFASNLGNRSEAVDDVVFGCSKESSPDMYPHGTAVSGIIGMGTHARSFLMQLGGRAKGRFSYCLVPLEHIGHSYLRFGIDIEHIRHAQTTPLLSYHNHSHYLLEVKDLSVNGRLLHLPSDTFKINPDGTGGCLVDTGSWINFMVENALDALIRSLEEHFQRHNLRKAEDPNPTKLRLCYKIPRGFSSYPAIRFHLRGAVLRPKPKNFFYVDEEEGRICLAIKEAQHTIIGAFLQQNHRMVFDVRKHQLTFAEENCARD is encoded by the exons ATGGCTCAAATGATCCATGGCTTCATCATTCTTTTTGCTTTGTCCCCTCTTGCAATAGCTCTCACAATGAACCCTACCTTTGCTGAACAACCTGGAAAAGGCGAAGGTGAAGGTGAAGGACTCACTCTAGAGCTCATCCATAGGTACTCTGTCCACTCCCCGCTGTACTCCCCCAACCTCACAACGGCCGAAAAGATCAAACAGCTCGTCAAGATCTCCGACCGCAGATCTTTCGAGATCGGATTGTCGCTGGCCAACAGGTCCCGCGTGATGGGGGTGCGGCCCGTCGTGGCGAGCGAAAAGTGGGTGTACATGGTGAAGCTCGGCATCGGGACCCCTCCAACGTTCACCAACTTGGACTTCGACACTGGGACTAGCTTCTCATGGACGCAATGCGCACCGTGTGGCCAGCACTTTGTGCAGACGCCACCGCTGTACTGGGCAACGCGATCCAGCACATATCACGCGCTCCCTTGTGACCACCCCCTCTGTGCTGGCCTTCCCTGCATCAGAAACCAGTGCCGCTATGTTCTCAC GTACATGGATGCCGCCAAAACCAAAGGGTATCTAGTGGCAGATCGCTTCACTTTCGCGTCCAATCTCGGCAACCGTTCGGAGGCAGTTGACGACGTGGTCTTCGGTTGCTCCAAAGAGAGCAGCCCGGACATGTACCCCCATGGCACGGCAGTTAGTGGGATCATCGGCATGGGCACCCACGCACGATCCTTCCTGATGCAGCTCGGAGGCCGAGCAAAGGGCCGCTTCTCGTACTGCCTAGTCCCTCTAGAACACATTGGCCATAGCTACCTTCGATTCGGCATCGACATCGAACATATACGACATGCGCAAACCACGCCTCTCCTATCATATCACAACCACAGTCATTATCTTCTTGAAGTTAAGGATCTCAGCGTCAACGGTCGGTTGCTTCATCTGCCCTCAGATACATTCAAGATAAACCCCGACGGAACAGGTGGTTGTCTTGTAGACACGGGTTCGTGGATCAACTTCATGGTCGAAAATGCGCTCGACGCTTTGATTCGTTCTTTGGAGGAGCATTTTCAAAGGCATAACCTTCGAAAGGCTGAGGATCCAAATCCTACGAAGTTGAGACTGTGTTACAAAATTCCGAGGGGATTCTCGTCGTACCCAGCCATCAGATTTCACCTCCGAGGGGCTGTTCTTCGGCCGAAGCCCAAGAACTTCTTCTACGTCGATGAGGAGGAGGGTAGGATCTGTTTGGCCATAAAGGAAGCGCAGCATACGATCATCGGGGCTTTTCTGCAGCAAAACCACCGAATGGTGTTCGATGTTCGAAAGCACCAGCTAACATTTGCCGAAGAGAATTGTGCTCGGGATTGA
- the LOC109707387 gene encoding aspartic proteinase nepenthesin-2-like, translating to MAEKIKQLVKISDHRSFEIGLLLANRSRVMGVRPVVAHDSWMYMVKLGIGTPPTFTNLEFDTGSSLSFILVRFMDGTKTKGFLVVDRFTFASNLGNRLEAVDNVVFGCSKDTSPDMYHHGTVVSGIIGMGTGARSFLMQLRGQAKSRFSYCLVPPERTAQSYLRFGTDIEHIRHAQTTPLLSHHGSDEYYLDLKDLSVEGRLLHLPSDTFKMNPDGTGGCVMDTGTWINFMVESALNALVRSLEEHFQRHNLRKVEDPYKADFKLCYEKPRGFSSYLAIGFHLRGAVLRPRPKSFFFINKNSFCLSMKEDQHTLIGAALQQNRRMVFDIRKRRLTFAEENCARD from the exons ATGGCCGAAAAGATCAAACAGCTTGTCAAGATCTCCGACCACCGATCTTTCGAGATCGGATTGTTGCTGGCCAACAGGTCCCGCGTGATGGGGGTGCGGCCCGTTGTGGCGCATGACAGTTGGATGTACATGGTGAAGCTCGGCATCGGGACCCCGCCGACGTTCACCAACTTGGAGTTTGACACTGGGAGCAGCTTATC ATTCATTCTTGTTAGGTTCATGGATGGCACCAAAACCAAAGGGTTTCTAGTGGTAGATCGCTTCACGTTCGCATCCAATCTCGGCAATCGTTTGGAGGCAGTCGACAACGTGGTCTTCGGTTGCTCCAAAGATACCAGCCCGGACATGTACCACCATGGCACGGTAGTTAGCGGGATCATCGGCATGGGCACCGGCGCACGATCCTTCCTGATGCAGCTCAGAGGCCAAGCAAAGAGCCGCTTCTCGTACTGCCTAGTCCCTCCGGAACGCACTGCCCAGAGCTACCTTCGATTCGGCACCGACATCGAACATATACGACATGCACAAACCACACCTCTCCTATCACATCACGGCAGCGATGAGTATTATCTTGACCTTAAGGATCTCAGCGTTGAAGGTCGATTACTTCATCTGCCATCAGATACTTTCAAGATGAACCCTGACGGAACAGGCGGTTGCGTCATGGACACGGGTACATGGATCAATTTCATGGTTGAAAGTGCGCTCAACGCTTTGGTTCGTTCTTTGGAGGAGCATTTTCAAAGGCATAACCTTAGAAAGGTTGAGGATCCATATAAAGCAGATTTTAAACTGTGCTACGAAAAGCCGAGGGGATTCTCATCTTATCTGGCCATCGGGTTTCACCTCCGAGGGGCCGTTCTTCGGCCGAGGCCCAAGAGCTTCTTCTTCATCAACAAGAATTCATTCTGCTTGTCTATGAAGGAAGATCAGCATACGTTGATCGGGGCTGCTCTGCAGCAAAACCGGCGGATGGTGTTTGACATTCGAAAGCGCCGGCTAACATTTGCCGAAGAGAATTGTGCTCGCGATTGA